In Plectropomus leopardus isolate mb unplaced genomic scaffold, YSFRI_Pleo_2.0 unplaced_scaffold15275, whole genome shotgun sequence, one DNA window encodes the following:
- the LOC121964332 gene encoding claudin-4-like yields the protein MEQQLELAALALALTGWLCAVLTRCLALWTVSGTLDNTTATLPAYWDGVWLQWDHWDLAHDGSLHCSFYQSLMSLSGSFRTWRALIMAAIGAGAFAVVIGAAGAIWFPKRGQIKVFSGALFVLSGILLLVPTAWTCHHTSQPLEGAVLLRRDWGPALYLGWISFGLMLVGGAFLITRCPTSERPEPEQSRYPNLEEEASHPLSRINRTAFTNSQYERRSEPI from the coding sequence atggagcagcagctggagctCGCGGCCCTCGCTCTGGCCCTCACCGGGTGGCTGTGTGCTGTCCTGACTCGCTGCCTGGCTCTGTGGACGGTGAGCGGCACCCTGGACAACACCACCGCCACTCTGCCGGCCTACTGGGACGGGGTGTGGCTGCAGTGGGATCACTGGGACCTGGCCCACGATGGCAGCCTGCACTGCTCCTTCTACCAGTCTCTCATGTCTCTCTCTGGGAGTTTTCGGACGTGGAGAGCCCTCATCATGGCGGCCATCGGAGCCGGTGCTTTTGCTGTGGTGATTGGAGCAGCGGGGGCGATTTGGTTCCCAAAGCGGGGCCAGATCAAAGTCTTTTCTGgagctctgtttgttttgtctgggATCCTGCTGCTGGTTCCCACAGCCTGGACGTGCCACCACACCAGTCAGCCACTGGAGGGCGCTGTGCTGCTGAGGAGAGACTGGGGGCCTGCGCTCTACCTCGGATGGATCTCCTTTGGTCTGATGCTGGTTGGAGGGGCGTTTCTCATCACCAGGTGCCCCACCAGTGAGAGGCCGGAGCCTGAGCAGAGCCGGTACCCGAATCTGGAGGAGGAGGCCAGTCACCCTCTGAGCCGCATCAACAGGACTGCGTTCACAAACAGCCAGTATGAGCGCAGATCAGAGCCCATCTGA